Proteins from a single region of Amycolatopsis sp. CA-230715:
- a CDS encoding NAD(P)H-binding protein, protein MKILVTGATGNIGRKVVDHLLALGARDVRALTNDPGKAALPEGVEVAEGYLRRTGTLPAAFEGVDRMYLAPTPDTVAEVLALARTAGVRHVVDLSGEPESWWGGVTAAVEASGLAWTHLWPGDFMENTTIWAKQISETGAVREPYPHATSAPIAMTDIAAVAATALTAPIEEHAGRAHSLAGPEALSRTEQLRLLGDALGREIPFVRVSTEEAVEALAPSMGEDARWYVGKVLALFAETPGAASTAVEDLTGRPATTFAQWAAAHTGDFTG, encoded by the coding sequence ATGAAGATCCTGGTCACCGGTGCCACCGGGAACATCGGCAGGAAGGTCGTGGACCACCTGCTCGCACTGGGCGCGCGGGACGTCCGCGCGCTGACGAACGACCCCGGCAAGGCCGCGCTCCCCGAAGGGGTCGAAGTGGCCGAGGGGTACCTTCGCCGGACCGGCACGCTGCCCGCGGCGTTCGAGGGCGTGGACCGGATGTACCTCGCCCCGACACCGGACACGGTCGCCGAGGTGCTGGCGCTGGCGCGCACCGCCGGAGTCCGGCACGTGGTGGACCTTTCCGGTGAGCCGGAGAGCTGGTGGGGCGGGGTCACCGCCGCGGTCGAGGCGAGCGGGCTCGCGTGGACGCACCTGTGGCCGGGCGATTTCATGGAGAACACGACGATCTGGGCGAAGCAGATCTCCGAAACCGGTGCTGTGCGGGAGCCCTACCCGCACGCCACGAGCGCGCCGATCGCGATGACCGATATCGCGGCGGTGGCGGCGACGGCACTGACCGCGCCGATCGAGGAGCACGCGGGCAGGGCGCACTCGCTCGCCGGGCCGGAAGCGCTCAGCCGCACCGAACAGCTCCGCCTGCTCGGCGACGCGCTCGGCCGCGAAATCCCGTTCGTGCGGGTGAGCACCGAGGAAGCCGTCGAAGCGCTCGCGCCGAGCATGGGCGAGGACGCCCGCTGGTACGTGGGCAAGGTGCTGGCCCTGTTCGCCGAGACACCCGGGGCCGCCTCCACCGCGGTCGAAGACCTCACCGGCCGCCCCGCGACGACCTTCGCGCAGTGGGCGGCCGCGCACACCGGGGACTTCACCGGCTGA
- a CDS encoding phospholipase A2 yields the protein MKNSIARRAAVVVCTAAAVVSSVAAPASAAGVPSAKDLMFKYSLSDFLKVREGKPGPYNWNTDKCSVPKEIKIGPYSGKQIVDAWFTDQCVRHDFGYRNNRRIPVGKGTDWADRSALRTAIDKKLHNDMDDRCGKYSHFNPLRQPCFAASDVVYQAVRRFGGGAFH from the coding sequence ATGAAGAACTCGATCGCACGTCGTGCCGCCGTCGTGGTGTGCACCGCGGCGGCCGTGGTGAGCTCCGTCGCCGCACCGGCTTCGGCCGCAGGCGTGCCGAGCGCCAAGGATCTGATGTTCAAGTACAGCCTCAGCGACTTCCTCAAGGTCCGCGAGGGCAAGCCGGGGCCCTACAACTGGAACACCGACAAGTGCTCGGTCCCGAAGGAGATCAAGATCGGCCCGTACAGCGGGAAGCAGATCGTCGACGCCTGGTTCACCGACCAGTGCGTCCGGCACGACTTCGGCTACCGCAACAACCGCCGGATCCCGGTCGGCAAGGGGACCGACTGGGCGGACCGGTCGGCACTGCGCACGGCGATCGACAAGAAGCTGCACAACGACATGGACGACCGCTGCGGCAAGTACTCGCACTTCAACCCGCTCCGGCAGCCGTGCTTCGCCGCGTCGGACGTGGTGTACCAGGCCGTCCGGCGCTTCGGCGGCGGCGCCTTCCACTGA
- a CDS encoding MFS transporter — protein sequence MSASTPRQPWFVLGILCLGFFMSLLDGTIVNIAIPSLIDGIRASYDQVLWVVDAYLLVFSVLLIPTGRLGDLFGYKRLFVAGVAVFTAASVLCGLAGSPGELLGARVLQGLGGAILFPQVISSILTIFPPSQRGRAFGVFGAIVGFAPVLGPIAGGLILEHLGWRWIFFVNLPVGVLVLVLAVLFVPDLKPGRPHRIDIPGVLLVTAGLSGIVFGLIEGARYDWGTIIGPISIPSVLVAGVLLLVAFVGWQRVQRGEPLVPVELFTAERGFPAGNGIGFLFQLGMIGIGLVLVLYLQTALGYSALQTGLILLPNAVLTAVGSAFAGRLSDRVGGKVVLMAGLGALAVGLVLLVMTARADSGAGQLMPALLVIGIASGATFAPLQQVTMAGVEPRLAGAASGVAGTTRQIGGVLGTAVLGAVLSTGLTSALREEATARAGLLPAPLRPAFVESTVEGGGRFSPPSAPPGPGAALFERLGHEAFAAGYVTAMRATLLVSAAVLVVAAVLVVALCCLAVKGRARSSEKVRR from the coding sequence GTGTCGGCATCCACCCCGAGACAGCCGTGGTTCGTCCTCGGCATCCTGTGCCTCGGTTTCTTCATGTCGTTGCTGGACGGGACCATCGTGAACATCGCGATCCCGTCCCTCATCGACGGCATCCGCGCTTCGTACGACCAGGTCCTGTGGGTCGTCGACGCCTACCTGCTCGTCTTCTCGGTACTGCTGATCCCGACGGGCAGGCTCGGTGACCTCTTCGGCTACAAGCGCCTGTTCGTGGCCGGGGTTGCCGTTTTCACCGCCGCGTCCGTCCTTTGTGGTCTCGCCGGTTCGCCGGGGGAACTCCTCGGCGCGCGCGTCCTGCAGGGGCTCGGCGGCGCGATCCTGTTCCCGCAGGTGATCTCGTCGATACTGACGATCTTCCCGCCGTCACAACGCGGGCGCGCGTTCGGCGTTTTCGGGGCGATCGTGGGGTTCGCGCCCGTGCTCGGCCCGATCGCGGGCGGGCTCATCCTGGAGCACCTCGGCTGGCGCTGGATCTTCTTCGTCAACCTGCCGGTCGGGGTGCTCGTGCTCGTACTGGCCGTGCTGTTCGTCCCCGATCTGAAGCCGGGGCGCCCGCACCGGATCGACATCCCGGGCGTGCTGCTCGTGACCGCGGGGTTGAGCGGCATCGTCTTCGGGCTCATCGAAGGCGCGCGCTACGACTGGGGGACGATCATCGGGCCGATCAGCATCCCCTCCGTCCTCGTCGCCGGTGTGCTGCTTCTGGTCGCTTTCGTTGGGTGGCAACGCGTTCAGCGCGGTGAGCCGCTGGTACCGGTGGAGCTGTTCACCGCGGAGCGCGGCTTCCCGGCAGGCAACGGGATCGGATTCCTCTTCCAGCTCGGCATGATCGGCATCGGACTGGTGCTCGTGCTGTACCTGCAGACCGCGCTGGGGTACTCGGCGTTGCAGACCGGGCTGATCCTGCTGCCGAACGCCGTGCTCACCGCCGTCGGCTCGGCCTTCGCGGGCAGGCTGTCCGACCGGGTCGGCGGCAAGGTCGTTCTGATGGCCGGACTGGGCGCGCTCGCCGTCGGACTCGTCCTCCTCGTCATGACGGCGCGCGCGGATTCCGGTGCGGGACAGCTCATGCCCGCGCTGCTGGTGATCGGCATCGCCAGCGGCGCGACCTTCGCGCCGCTGCAGCAGGTCACCATGGCCGGGGTCGAACCGAGGCTCGCCGGCGCCGCGTCCGGGGTCGCGGGCACCACCCGGCAGATCGGCGGGGTGCTCGGCACCGCGGTACTGGGCGCGGTCCTGTCCACCGGACTGACCTCCGCGCTCCGCGAGGAGGCGACGGCGCGGGCGGGGCTGCTGCCCGCGCCGCTGCGCCCCGCGTTCGTGGAGTCCACAGTGGAGGGTGGAGGCCGGTTCAGTCCGCCGTCGGCGCCGCCGGGGCCCGGCGCGGCCCTTTTCGAGCGGCTCGGCCACGAAGCGTTCGCGGCGGGGTACGTGACGGCGATGCGGGCGACGTTGCTCGTCTCGGCCGCCGTGCTGGTGGTGGCGGCCGTGCTTGTGGTGGCACTGTGCTGCCTCGCCGTCAAGGGACGTGCGCGGTCGTCGGAGAAGGTCCGCCGCTGA
- a CDS encoding sensor histidine kinase has protein sequence MVCGLALAWPTVQALGAVLGTFVYRDFCPRGISCTHVTLPVFLRLAGLIALAALLLWARRLVRRWVLRPLPDLTGTIHRLGPQNLGQRIPLGGLEGQLRALAVAVNGMMDRVALAFDGQRRFAANASHELRTPLAVQRTLLEVAVVTGDGKDTEITRLAAQLLAVNERNERLIEGLLVLAEADRGLPGTVPVRVDELAGSVLTAHADRLAEHDLTLRRDLTARTVPGDPVLLERLIGNLVLNAIKYNEPGGWVEVVVADEPALVVRNSGQRVPAESVAALFQPFRRLTADRTNHRDGVGLGLSIVSSIATAHGGTVSATPVSGGGLRVEVGLPAADPE, from the coding sequence GTGGTGTGCGGACTGGCACTCGCCTGGCCCACGGTCCAGGCACTGGGCGCGGTGCTCGGCACGTTCGTCTACCGGGACTTCTGCCCGAGGGGGATCAGCTGCACCCACGTCACCCTGCCGGTGTTCCTGCGGCTGGCGGGACTGATCGCGCTGGCCGCGCTGCTGCTGTGGGCGCGGCGGCTGGTGCGGCGGTGGGTGCTGCGGCCGCTGCCCGATCTCACCGGGACCATCCACCGGCTCGGCCCGCAGAACCTCGGGCAGCGGATTCCCTTGGGCGGCTTGGAAGGGCAGTTGCGGGCGCTCGCGGTCGCGGTCAACGGGATGATGGACCGGGTGGCGCTCGCCTTCGACGGGCAGCGCCGGTTCGCCGCGAACGCCTCGCACGAGCTGCGCACCCCGCTGGCGGTGCAGCGGACGCTGCTCGAGGTCGCGGTGGTCACCGGCGACGGCAAGGACACCGAGATCACCCGGCTGGCCGCGCAGCTGCTCGCCGTCAACGAGCGCAACGAGCGGTTGATCGAGGGCCTGCTGGTGCTCGCCGAGGCCGACCGCGGCCTGCCCGGCACCGTGCCGGTGCGCGTGGACGAGCTGGCCGGTTCGGTGCTGACCGCGCACGCCGACCGGCTCGCCGAGCACGACCTGACCCTGCGCCGCGACCTGACCGCGCGGACCGTGCCGGGGGACCCGGTGCTGCTGGAACGGCTGATCGGCAACCTGGTGCTCAACGCGATCAAGTACAACGAGCCGGGCGGCTGGGTCGAGGTGGTGGTGGCCGACGAGCCCGCCCTCGTGGTGCGCAACTCCGGTCAGCGGGTGCCAGCCGAGTCGGTCGCGGCGCTGTTCCAGCCGTTCCGCCGCCTCACCGCGGATCGCACGAACCACCGCGACGGCGTCGGCCTCGGGCTGTCCATCGTCAGTTCGATCGCCACGGCACACGGCGGAACGGTCTCGGCGACACCCGTCAGCGGAGGCGGTCTGCGGGTCGAAGTCGGGTTGCCCGCCGCCGATCCCGAGTAA
- a CDS encoding response regulator transcription factor, translating into MRILVAEDERLLADTVAEGLRHLGMAVDVCYDGDAALERVAVHRYDVVVLDRDLPLVHGDEVCRKVVADGGETRVIMLTAAAGIRDRVDGLGLGADDYLTKPFAFAELVARVHALARRARPALPPTLDRAGVRLDPPKRFASRDGRPLALSPKEFAVLEVLMRADGRVVSTEELLEKAWDEHADPFTNTVRVTVMTLRRKLGEPAVIFTVAGAGYRLGT; encoded by the coding sequence ATGCGGATTCTGGTGGCCGAGGACGAGCGGCTGCTTGCCGACACCGTCGCCGAAGGGCTGCGGCACCTCGGCATGGCGGTGGACGTCTGCTACGACGGCGACGCCGCGCTCGAACGCGTCGCGGTGCACCGGTACGACGTGGTGGTCCTCGACCGCGATCTGCCGCTGGTGCACGGCGACGAGGTGTGCCGGAAGGTCGTCGCCGACGGCGGGGAAACCAGGGTCATCATGCTCACCGCCGCGGCGGGCATCCGGGACCGGGTGGACGGGCTCGGCCTCGGCGCGGACGACTACCTGACCAAACCGTTCGCCTTCGCCGAACTGGTCGCCAGGGTGCACGCGCTCGCCAGGCGCGCGCGTCCCGCGCTGCCGCCCACGCTCGACCGCGCGGGCGTGCGGCTCGATCCGCCGAAGCGGTTCGCTTCGCGTGACGGCAGGCCGTTGGCGTTGTCGCCGAAGGAGTTCGCCGTCCTCGAAGTGCTGATGCGGGCCGACGGCCGGGTCGTCAGCACGGAAGAACTGCTGGAGAAGGCATGGGACGAACACGCCGATCCGTTCACGAACACGGTGCGGGTGACGGTGATGACGTTGCGGCGCAAGCTCGGCGAGCCGGCGGTGATCTTCACCGTGGCAGGCGCTGGCTACCGTCTCGGTACCTGA
- a CDS encoding alpha/beta fold hydrolase — protein MPGFRAFDRTELSYDVVGHGNPVVCLPGGPMQASAYLGDLGGLSRRVRLVRFDLRGTGRSQAPEDATSYRCERLADDVEALRVHLGLDRIDVLAHSAGANLAELYAIRYPGRVRKLVLVAPSTLGAGIFPDGDARRAIIRRRAGEPWHRQVSDAFETVIAGNATDSDWEALAPFTYGRWDEAARRHHASQRRNDEAAAVYTASYSPATTRAALPSVAVPVLVLAGELDLSGPPCALAELAGLFPAARIVTQAGGGHFPWLDSPAEFTETVANFLAA, from the coding sequence ATGCCAGGCTTCCGCGCGTTCGACCGGACGGAGCTCAGCTACGACGTGGTCGGGCACGGGAACCCGGTGGTCTGCCTCCCCGGCGGCCCGATGCAGGCGTCGGCGTACCTTGGCGATCTCGGCGGCCTGTCCCGCCGGGTGCGGTTGGTCCGGTTCGACCTGCGGGGCACCGGCCGCTCGCAGGCGCCGGAGGACGCCACCTCGTACCGCTGCGAGCGCCTCGCCGACGACGTGGAGGCCCTGCGCGTCCATCTCGGACTCGACCGGATCGACGTGCTCGCGCACAGCGCGGGCGCGAACCTCGCCGAGCTGTACGCGATCCGGTACCCCGGGCGCGTCCGGAAGCTGGTGCTGGTCGCGCCGAGCACGCTCGGCGCGGGGATCTTCCCCGACGGCGACGCCCGCCGCGCGATCATCCGGCGCCGCGCGGGGGAGCCGTGGCACCGGCAGGTTTCGGACGCCTTCGAGACGGTCATCGCGGGCAACGCCACCGATTCCGACTGGGAAGCACTCGCGCCGTTCACCTACGGCCGCTGGGACGAGGCGGCGCGACGGCACCACGCCTCCCAGCGGCGCAACGACGAGGCGGCCGCCGTCTACACGGCCTCCTACTCACCGGCGACCACGCGTGCGGCGCTGCCTTCGGTCGCGGTGCCGGTGCTGGTGCTCGCCGGGGAGCTCGACCTGTCCGGTCCGCCGTGCGCGCTCGCGGAACTCGCCGGGCTGTTCCCCGCCGCCCGCATCGTCACGCAGGCGGGAGGCGGGCACTTCCCGTGGCTGGACTCCCCGGCCGAGTTCACCGAAACCGTCGCGAACTTCCTCGCGGCGTAG
- a CDS encoding fibronectin type III domain-containing protein, giving the protein MLRNWGVLLTAAALTVGSAAPAQGSPEGRGGQDVYVAPWGSDHAPGTAFRPVRTPQRARDLVRQRAGHLRADLTVHLAPGVFRLSEPLTLDARDSGGNGHRIIWQGGGSSGFGDSELNGGKRVTGWRPVDGRPGLFAAPAPAGLDNTRQLYVDGVRAQRARGPLPVKLTATPTGYTADAPTLAKWRNPKDIELVYTAGEALWNVQRYGLGQWTEPRCPLGSVDGTTVTMAQPCWDNSTKRVLFPDIPGRSVNMVGPADLTNGRQPAYAENAFELLDTPGEWYLDRSSRTVYYLPKPGEDPRHADVEAPVLEKLIDARDLHDVAFRGIRYSYATWLAPSTPEGFSEIQAGYTITGPTGYATQGLCQFVPNGTCPYASWTREPANVTVSHGQRVEFSDSVFTHLGGAALDLIDGTKDSSVTGNVVTDISGNGVQIGGVDKPQAGDADITRDVKVTNNHLYGLPREFHGGVPIVNGYTQRSTISHNQIDHVAYSGISLGWGGWPDKIKKPATPNISRDNLVSDNLIHDYMLMLDDGGGIYTQGITGSSFGDGEKVTGNVIHDQWGLGKGVYTDNGNTYQTNRGNVLYRIAYANIGTVHVDYRDDLRNNDPTLTEGNYWEQGDPDRDDKGAITRGNHLLASPGDAPREIVTNAGLEPRYRDLLRRSDGSRSTAEAPSRVGTFAVSGKLYATWNPSYAFNGSPVTSYVVTASGGGRSVRATISAADFQRLGYAEVPGLTDGTAYTVTVAARNGSGVGTPSAAAAPVTPGPSAGNPAAAPTGGKAVATAVAASVKWTPPSNTGDTPVLGYRITVSDGRVLMATGRDALVSQPTAKTMTRVVGGLKPATAYTFTVAAVTARGAGDAVTFGTTTPAT; this is encoded by the coding sequence ATGTTGAGGAACTGGGGTGTGCTGCTCACCGCCGCCGCGCTGACCGTCGGGAGCGCGGCGCCCGCGCAGGGCAGCCCTGAGGGCCGGGGCGGCCAGGACGTGTACGTCGCGCCGTGGGGATCCGATCACGCGCCCGGCACCGCCTTCCGGCCCGTCCGCACCCCGCAGCGGGCGAGGGATCTGGTGCGCCAGCGCGCCGGGCACCTGCGCGCGGATCTGACCGTGCACCTCGCGCCGGGGGTGTTCCGGCTGTCCGAGCCGCTGACGCTGGACGCCCGCGATTCCGGCGGCAACGGCCACCGGATCATCTGGCAGGGCGGTGGTTCTTCCGGTTTCGGGGATTCCGAGCTGAACGGCGGCAAGCGGGTCACCGGCTGGCGCCCCGTCGACGGCAGGCCGGGCCTGTTCGCCGCGCCCGCCCCCGCCGGGCTCGACAACACCCGCCAGCTCTACGTCGACGGCGTCCGGGCGCAGCGGGCGCGCGGGCCGCTCCCGGTGAAGCTGACCGCGACGCCGACCGGGTACACCGCCGACGCGCCGACGCTCGCGAAGTGGCGCAACCCCAAGGACATCGAACTGGTCTACACCGCGGGGGAAGCGCTGTGGAACGTCCAGCGCTACGGCCTCGGGCAGTGGACCGAACCGCGCTGCCCGCTCGGCTCCGTCGACGGGACGACCGTGACGATGGCGCAGCCCTGCTGGGACAACTCGACGAAACGGGTGCTGTTCCCGGACATCCCCGGCCGCAGCGTCAACATGGTCGGCCCCGCCGATCTGACCAACGGCCGCCAGCCCGCCTACGCCGAGAACGCCTTCGAACTGCTGGACACCCCTGGCGAGTGGTACCTCGACCGGTCCTCCCGCACCGTCTACTACCTGCCGAAGCCCGGTGAGGACCCGCGCCACGCGGACGTCGAGGCGCCGGTGCTGGAGAAGCTGATCGACGCCCGCGATCTCCACGACGTCGCGTTCCGCGGTATCCGGTACTCCTACGCGACCTGGCTAGCACCGTCCACACCGGAAGGTTTCTCGGAGATCCAGGCCGGCTACACGATCACCGGCCCGACCGGCTACGCCACCCAGGGCCTGTGCCAGTTCGTGCCGAACGGCACCTGCCCGTACGCCTCGTGGACGCGGGAACCGGCGAACGTGACGGTGTCGCACGGGCAGCGGGTGGAGTTCAGCGACAGCGTGTTCACCCATCTCGGCGGTGCCGCGCTCGACCTGATCGACGGCACGAAGGACAGCAGCGTCACCGGGAACGTGGTCACCGACATCTCCGGGAACGGCGTGCAGATCGGCGGTGTCGACAAACCGCAAGCGGGCGACGCCGACATCACGCGCGACGTGAAGGTGACGAACAACCACCTCTACGGGCTGCCGCGCGAGTTCCACGGCGGGGTGCCGATCGTGAACGGCTACACGCAACGCAGCACCATTTCGCACAACCAGATCGACCACGTCGCGTACTCGGGGATCTCGCTCGGCTGGGGCGGCTGGCCGGACAAGATCAAGAAACCCGCGACCCCCAACATCTCGCGCGACAACCTCGTGTCGGACAACCTGATCCACGACTACATGCTGATGCTCGACGACGGCGGCGGGATCTACACCCAGGGCATCACCGGCAGCTCGTTCGGCGACGGCGAGAAGGTCACCGGCAACGTCATCCACGACCAGTGGGGCCTCGGCAAGGGCGTCTACACCGACAACGGCAACACCTACCAGACGAACCGCGGCAACGTCCTCTACCGGATCGCCTACGCGAACATCGGCACCGTGCACGTCGACTACCGCGACGATCTGCGCAACAACGATCCGACGCTGACCGAGGGAAACTACTGGGAGCAGGGCGATCCCGACCGCGACGACAAGGGCGCGATCACCCGCGGCAACCACCTGCTGGCCTCCCCCGGTGACGCGCCGAGGGAAATCGTGACCAACGCGGGTCTCGAACCGCGGTACCGCGACCTGCTGCGGCGTTCCGACGGCAGCAGGTCCACCGCGGAGGCGCCGTCGCGCGTCGGCACCTTCGCGGTGTCCGGAAAGCTTTACGCCACTTGGAATCCGTCGTACGCGTTCAACGGATCGCCGGTGACGTCCTATGTGGTCACCGCCTCCGGCGGCGGGCGCTCGGTGCGGGCGACGATCAGTGCCGCCGACTTCCAGCGCCTCGGGTACGCCGAAGTGCCGGGACTCACCGACGGCACCGCGTACACGGTGACCGTGGCCGCTCGCAACGGTTCCGGGGTCGGCACACCGTCCGCGGCGGCCGCGCCGGTGACACCCGGCCCGAGCGCGGGCAACCCCGCCGCGGCGCCGACCGGGGGCAAGGCCGTCGCGACCGCGGTGGCGGCCTCTGTGAAGTGGACGCCGCCGTCGAACACCGGGGACACCCCCGTGCTCGGCTACCGGATCACCGTCTCCGACGGCCGCGTGCTCATGGCGACCGGCCGCGACGCGCTCGTCTCCCAGCCGACGGCGAAGACGATGACCCGCGTGGTGGGCGGCCTGAAACCGGCCACGGCGTACACGTTCACCGTCGCGGCCGTGACCGCGAGGGGCGCCGGGGACGCGGTCACCTTCGGCACCACGACCCCGGCCACCTGA